One Gordonia zhaorongruii DNA segment encodes these proteins:
- a CDS encoding amidohydrolase — MTTQLLVGGMVYSSPDVPDATAIAITDGIVVWVGSDDVGRALHPDAEVVDLEGHFVAPAFVDSHVHLTDTGLGLIGLNLTAATSRSDCLDRLAEFVAHSDDAIIWGLGWDASTWSGGPGEDMPPTTEDLDRVAPGRPVYLARVDEHSAAASSALRELVHGIEGANGFEPQSPLVATAHHRVRAAARALITPEARRRAQRRALDHAASRGVVAVHENGGPDISGVDDFRSLAELDHGVSVRRYWGQPVSSLEGARAVVSAMGADGIGGDLFVDGAIGSRTAWLSEEYSDSPGEYGVSYLDEETIANHLRATTLAGVQAGFHAIGDAAVAAIAVALEQVADELGTPALARCVHRLEHAEMVTTEQAELFARCGFVASMQPLFDDEWGGDDALYIRRLGDRAPTLNNFAALAKAGVPLAFSSDSPVCAIDPWTSIRAAVHHHTPTNGISPRAAFAACTRGGWRAAGVNDGLTGTLVPGAPAHYAVWNVDELVVAASHQGVQRWSTDPRSRVPALPDVSPGARLPECVRTVSAGVTIYERPGA; from the coding sequence GTGACGACTCAGCTGCTCGTCGGCGGGATGGTCTATTCCTCGCCCGACGTTCCCGATGCCACCGCAATCGCCATCACCGACGGAATCGTCGTGTGGGTCGGATCCGACGACGTGGGGCGGGCACTGCACCCCGACGCCGAGGTCGTCGATCTGGAGGGACACTTCGTCGCACCCGCGTTCGTCGACTCCCATGTGCACCTCACCGATACCGGTCTCGGACTGATCGGCCTGAACCTCACGGCCGCGACGAGCCGCTCGGACTGCCTCGATCGGCTCGCCGAATTCGTCGCGCACTCCGACGACGCCATCATCTGGGGCCTCGGCTGGGATGCCTCCACCTGGTCCGGCGGTCCGGGCGAGGACATGCCCCCGACCACCGAGGACCTCGACCGGGTGGCTCCTGGCAGGCCCGTCTACCTGGCCCGTGTCGACGAGCACTCCGCTGCGGCGTCGAGTGCGCTGCGGGAACTGGTTCACGGGATCGAGGGGGCGAACGGCTTCGAACCCCAGTCACCGCTCGTGGCCACCGCCCATCATCGCGTCCGAGCTGCCGCCCGTGCCCTGATCACGCCGGAAGCCCGTCGCCGCGCCCAGCGCAGAGCACTCGATCACGCCGCGTCGCGCGGTGTGGTCGCGGTGCACGAGAACGGCGGTCCGGATATCAGCGGTGTCGACGACTTCCGCTCACTCGCCGAACTCGATCACGGCGTATCCGTGCGCCGCTACTGGGGCCAGCCGGTGAGTTCGCTCGAGGGCGCTCGCGCCGTCGTCTCAGCGATGGGGGCCGACGGGATCGGCGGCGATCTCTTCGTCGACGGCGCCATCGGATCACGGACCGCGTGGCTCAGCGAGGAGTACAGCGACAGCCCCGGCGAGTACGGCGTCAGCTACCTAGACGAGGAGACCATCGCCAACCACCTGCGAGCCACCACGCTCGCCGGCGTTCAGGCCGGATTCCACGCCATCGGCGACGCCGCGGTCGCGGCGATCGCCGTCGCGCTCGAACAAGTGGCCGATGAACTCGGAACGCCGGCGCTCGCGCGCTGCGTGCACCGGCTGGAGCACGCGGAGATGGTGACGACCGAACAGGCGGAACTGTTCGCACGGTGCGGGTTCGTCGCGTCCATGCAACCGTTGTTCGACGACGAATGGGGCGGCGACGACGCTCTGTACATCCGGCGACTGGGGGACCGGGCGCCGACTCTCAACAACTTCGCGGCGCTGGCCAAGGCGGGTGTCCCACTCGCCTTCTCGAGTGATTCCCCGGTCTGCGCCATCGATCCGTGGACCTCGATTCGGGCCGCGGTGCATCACCACACGCCGACCAACGGCATCTCGCCGCGAGCGGCCTTCGCCGCATGCACCCGCGGCGGCTGGCGTGCCGCCGGCGTCAACGACGGTCTCACCGGAACCCTGGTTCCCGGAGCCCCGGCGCACTACGCGGTCTGGAACGTCGACGAGCTCGTCGTCGCCGCCTCCCACCAGGGGGTTCAGCGATGGTCGACCGACCCGCGGTCGCGGGTACCCGCACTGCCCGACGTGTCACCCGGCGCACGGCTTCCCGAATGCGTGCGAACCGTCTCCGCAGGCGTGACGATCTACGAACGGCCCGGTGCGTGA